The following are from one region of the Quercus robur chromosome 1, dhQueRobu3.1, whole genome shotgun sequence genome:
- the LOC126708012 gene encoding uncharacterized protein LOC126708012: protein MNVIIWNCRGALKPSFRKHVTDLVQKYNPSILVVMETRVGGDRTREITNLLPFDGAFHIDSIGYAGGLWVLWNADRVDLALLASTEQKVHAEVKVRFTNTSWLLSVVYASPRNAKRQILWKNLMNVADLHNMPWVIAGDFNEPLLSEDKFGGRGVSVNRSLLFKECLDKCNMMNIGFAGPRFTWTNRREVQALIQERIDRFFVNPNWCVLYPDAKITHLTRCHSDHCPVLLELQPRTQNGRSRLFRFQTGWMLDPSFLPLVHQAWERNDGLVNAINCFTRKAMEWNKNQFGNIFTRKKNLMSRLNGIQRSLALRPSEFLVNLEDELLRELDLVLRRRRSCGL, encoded by the coding sequence atgaatgtTATCATCTGGAATTGTAGAGGTGCTCTGAAGCCCTCTTTTAGGAAGCATGTTACTGATTTGGTGCAGAAATACAACCCATCAATTTTGGTTGTTATGGAAACCCGTGTAGGGGGTGATAGAACTAGGGAGATCACGAATTTGTTGCCGTTTGATGGAGCATTCCATATTGACTCCATTGGCTATGCAGGGGGTCTTTGGGTTCTGTGGAATGCTGACAGAGTTGATTTAGCCTTACTCGCCAGTACTGAGCAGAAGGTTCATGCGGAGGTGAAGGTACGTTTCACAAACACTAGCTGGTTATTATCTGTTGTGTATGCTAGTCCTAGGAATGCCAAAAGgcaaattttgtggaaaaatCTGATGAATGTGGCTGATTTACATAATATGCCTTGGGTTATAGCTGGTGACTTTAATGAACCTCTCCTTAGTGAGGATAAATTTGGGGGTAGGGGGGTGAGTGTGAATAGGTCTCTTTTGTTCAAAGAGTGTTTGGATAAATGTAATATGATGAATATTGGTTTCGCGGGTCCCCGTTTCACTTGGACAAATAGGAGGGAGGTTCAAGCTTTGATCCAAGAGAGAATTGACAGATTTTTTGTTAACCCGAACTGGTGTGTTTTGTACCCTGATGCAAAAATAACTCATTTGACTCGGTGTCACTCGGACCATTGTCCTGTGCTCCTGGAGTTGCAGCCGAGAACCCAAAATGGGAGGAGTAGGCTTTTTCGGTTCCAAACTGGCTGGATGTTGGatccttcctttcttcctttagTGCACCAGGCATGGGAAAGGAATGATGGGCTGGTGAATGCCATTAATTGTTTTACTCGGAAGGCGATGGAGTGGAATAAAAATCAATTTGGGAATATTTTCACTAGGAAAAAGAACTTGATGTCGAGGCTGAATGGTATTCAAAGATCTCTAGCTTTACGCCCATCGGAGTTTCTGGTTAATTTGGAAGATGAGCTTCTTAGGGAGCTGGATCTTGTGCTTAGGCGGAGGAGGAGTTGTGGGCTTTAA